A genome region from Patescibacteria group bacterium includes the following:
- a CDS encoding metallophosphoesterase, whose amino-acid sequence MKRMLLGIVFLILFCFVNCVVGENVELVARWGLGTAYDVCVAGDYCYLSAGEALVILDIIEPRQPVEVGRLYLGSMPKDICVRGNLVYLADWVAGLRIIDVSEHNNPREIAVLHLSGYADGIDVAGHYVYLANSEGGLRIIDVSDPGNPLEIGFFSTFASDVKVAGQYAYVAADKEGLKVVDISDPKNPRLVGSGNFGARFWSVVIEGNCAYVLYNDYGLMVIDIANPFSPRKLASCSLSAAYVSAVFVRGQYAYVADQDQGLRIIDVTRPENPQEMGFFVAPGFARGVWVDGNFAYVGSENAGLRIINIADPKNPQEVGHYDTAGRFTDVYVHEGYAYVASEGFGLRILDISDPSEPREIARHSVLDDIEAIAGMDSLLFLAKRYKGLEIVDISQPADPQSLALVQASQDINRVYVQGGYAYVVSGCSLLIIDIANPKKPWIVSVCRISCSISGIYLSGDYIYLADSRLGLRIIDVSDPSSPKEVGFYSTSSANDVRVEGSYAYVADWRAGFKILDVANPVAPRLVGSLDTPGEAYAVDVDDYFAYLADYRGGLRIIDLRDKANPQEIGFHNASKAARQVCAAGGYIYLAGYDGLFIFRFGNTPPLSAPFSFVHITDVHIGGNNFDWSEEKSYCNFALTLEKINTLDPKPAFVLISGDNVEYSKNEWFATFISFIDTFTKGSGIPVYFVPGNHDRYTWYGAPVSGFLGFGDDMLRSYHQGTYPYLENLGVKPLIANFESRYDNFSFEYQNYLFIGLDSGEDFALDLEAGDWQKVNLKDLGPEGNGLADAQISALTRFKKESKKIIFMHHPVFTGRKDKGERTGGEYEDAAIANFRDPFLTYCKLYNVQLVLSGHTHQNQNFDAEGSQIEELGSFDPYFLQTASATKGDFGFRVIEIVGGKVSSWQCFSVPKSPHIALTARGVVKLKVIDAEGNYTGAGSILTDIPHSYYTGYYGPEAAQTVVLSDPKGEYQFQVVGAREGDYQLEVTLLKEEGLNPIIFNTLDIHIAEGAVHQYSINWEASAAGEKGVTIQMDTNGDGTFEQTFLTGSVFKAEPSAVQDSSIPDSPSTSTIAQDNSMGQNYPNPFNGETWIPYELRDEANVEIMIYTTAGELVRALPLGRKRAGFYTGPDKAAYWDGQNEKGERVGSGIYFYTFQAGGFAAFKKMIIMR is encoded by the coding sequence ATGAAACGGATGCTTTTAGGAATAGTATTTTTGATTCTGTTTTGCTTTGTGAATTGCGTTGTGGGAGAAAATGTGGAATTGGTAGCAAGGTGGGGTTTAGGGACAGCGTATGATGTGTGCGTGGCGGGCGATTACTGCTATTTGAGCGCGGGTGAGGCTTTGGTGATCTTAGATATTATAGAACCTCGGCAGCCGGTGGAGGTGGGCAGACTGTATCTTGGTTCTATGCCGAAAGACATTTGCGTCCGGGGAAACTTAGTGTATTTAGCTGATTGGGTAGCAGGGCTTAGGATTATTGATGTTTCTGAACATAACAACCCCCGGGAGATTGCTGTTTTACATCTGTCGGGTTACGCGGACGGGATTGATGTTGCCGGCCATTATGTTTATCTTGCTAACAGCGAAGGGGGTTTGAGAATTATTGACGTTTCCGACCCTGGAAATCCTCTGGAGATTGGATTTTTTAGTACCTTTGCCTCTGATGTAAAGGTTGCGGGTCAGTATGCTTATGTCGCGGCAGACAAGGAGGGACTAAAGGTTGTTGATATTTCTGATCCCAAGAACCCTCGTCTTGTAGGCAGTGGTAATTTTGGAGCGCGTTTTTGGAGTGTGGTTATAGAAGGAAATTGCGCCTATGTGCTTTATAACGATTACGGTTTAATGGTTATAGATATTGCTAACCCCTTTTCGCCTCGGAAACTCGCTTCTTGTTCCTTATCTGCGGCGTATGTTTCTGCTGTCTTTGTGAGAGGACAATATGCCTATGTTGCCGACCAAGATCAAGGCTTGCGGATTATTGATGTAACGCGCCCCGAAAATCCCCAAGAGATGGGTTTTTTTGTCGCGCCAGGATTCGCGCGCGGCGTCTGGGTTGATGGTAATTTCGCTTACGTGGGCAGTGAAAACGCTGGGTTGAGGATTATCAATATTGCTGATCCGAAGAATCCCCAAGAGGTTGGGCATTATGACACAGCCGGCAGATTTACCGATGTTTATGTCCACGAGGGTTACGCCTATGTTGCCAGCGAGGGTTTCGGGTTGCGGATTTTGGATATTTCTGATCCTAGTGAACCGCGAGAGATTGCTCGTCACAGTGTTCTTGACGACATTGAAGCCATCGCGGGAATGGATTCGCTTCTGTTTTTAGCTAAACGGTATAAAGGGTTAGAAATAGTGGATATTAGCCAACCGGCAGATCCCCAGTCTCTCGCTTTGGTGCAGGCTTCTCAAGATATTAATAGAGTCTATGTTCAAGGCGGTTATGCCTATGTGGTTAGCGGCTGTTCGCTCCTTATTATTGATATCGCGAATCCTAAGAAGCCGTGGATTGTCAGTGTTTGCAGAATTTCGTGCAGCATCAGTGGAATATACCTTTCCGGTGATTATATTTATCTGGCGGATTCTCGCCTGGGTTTAAGGATTATTGATGTTTCTGATCCTTCTAGTCCTAAAGAAGTGGGATTTTATTCCACTTCTTCTGCAAATGATGTGCGGGTAGAGGGTTCTTATGCTTACGTGGCGGATTGGAGAGCGGGTTTTAAGATTTTGGATGTTGCCAACCCTGTAGCGCCGCGCCTTGTGGGGTCTCTAGATACTCCCGGTGAAGCTTACGCTGTGGATGTGGATGATTATTTTGCTTATCTCGCGGATTATAGGGGAGGACTGCGGATTATTGATCTTAGAGACAAAGCCAATCCTCAAGAGATAGGTTTTCATAATGCGTCCAAAGCGGCAAGACAGGTTTGTGCCGCAGGGGGTTATATTTATTTGGCGGGTTATGATGGTTTATTCATTTTCCGTTTTGGTAATACTCCTCCATTATCTGCGCCATTTTCCTTTGTCCATATCACCGATGTTCATATTGGCGGCAATAACTTTGACTGGTCGGAAGAAAAGTCTTACTGCAATTTTGCCCTGACCTTGGAAAAGATCAACACTTTAGACCCGAAGCCAGCCTTTGTTTTAATAAGTGGCGATAATGTGGAATATAGTAAAAACGAATGGTTTGCGACCTTTATCTCCTTTATCGATACCTTTACCAAGGGTAGCGGCATTCCAGTTTACTTTGTGCCTGGCAATCATGACCGCTACACTTGGTATGGCGCGCCAGTTTCCGGATTTTTAGGTTTTGGGGATGATATGTTGCGAAGCTATCATCAAGGAACTTATCCTTATCTGGAAAATCTAGGGGTCAAACCGCTTATTGCCAATTTTGAATCGCGCTATGATAACTTCTCGTTTGAATATCAAAACTATCTTTTTATCGGTTTAGATTCAGGAGAAGATTTCGCGCTAGACTTGGAAGCAGGCGACTGGCAAAAAGTGAACCTAAAGGATTTGGGTCCTGAAGGAAATGGCTTAGCGGACGCCCAAATTTCTGCGCTCACTCGTTTTAAGAAAGAGAGTAAAAAAATTATCTTTATGCACCATCCGGTTTTCACTGGAAGAAAAGATAAAGGAGAGAGAACCGGCGGAGAATATGAAGACGCCGCGATTGCAAACTTCCGTGATCCTTTCCTTACTTACTGCAAATTATATAATGTGCAGTTAGTTTTAAGTGGTCATACGCATCAAAATCAAAATTTTGACGCCGAGGGCAGCCAGATAGAAGAGCTAGGTTCCTTTGATCCTTATTTTCTGCAGACCGCGAGCGCTACGAAAGGTGATTTCGGTTTTCGGGTCATAGAAATCGTGGGCGGCAAGGTCAGTTCTTGGCAATGCTTTTCTGTTCCAAAATCTCCTCATATCGCTCTTACTGCTCGGGGAGTGGTCAAGCTTAAAGTTATTGACGCGGAAGGGAATTATACGGGCGCTGGTAGTATTCTGACAGACATTCCTCATTCTTATTACACTGGCTATTACGGTCCAGAAGCAGCTCAAACTGTGGTTTTGTCTGATCCAAAGGGGGAATATCAATTTCAGGTGGTAGGCGCGCGCGAGGGCGATTATCAATTAGAAGTTACCCTGCTTAAGGAGGAGGGACTGAATCCGATCATTTTTAATACCTTGGATATCCACATTGCCGAGGGTGCAGTGCATCAGTATTCCATTAATTGGGAGGCTTCAGCCGCGGGTGAGAAAGGAGTAACTATCCAGATGGATACGAATGGCGATGGTACATTTGAACAGACTTTTTTAACAGGGAGTGTGTTCAAAGCAGAACCTTCAGCGGTTCAAGACTCATCTATTCCTGATTCTCCCTCTACTTCCACCATTGCTCAAGATAACAGTATGGGTCAAAATTACCCTAATCCTTTTAATGGGGAAACGTGGATTCCTTATGAATTGAGGGACGAAGCAAATGTAGAAATTATGATTTACACGACAGCAGGGGAGCTTGTGCGCGCACTCCCGTTGGGGCGCAAACGCGCCGGATTTTATACAGGTCCGGATAAGGCGGCTTATTGGGATGGTCAAAATGAAAAAGGAGAAAGGGTGGGAAGCGGCATTTATTTTTATACTTTTCAGGCGGGAGGTTTTGCCGCTTTTAAAAAGATGATCATTATGAGGTAA
- a CDS encoding tryptophan-rich sensory protein, whose translation MRSKKIVQLIVSVVVCQGVGVLGSLFTMPAIPGWYASLVKPSFSPPNWVFAPAWTTLFLLMGIALYLVWQKGGGRERERALSIFFGQLMLNVLWSSLFFGLHSPQIAFLEILILWLSILATVIVFYRISRVAGLLLLPYILWVSFAAILNFSIWRLNI comes from the coding sequence ATGCGAAGTAAAAAGATTGTTCAACTTATCGTTTCTGTCGTGGTTTGCCAAGGGGTGGGAGTTCTAGGTTCGCTTTTTACTATGCCGGCGATTCCGGGGTGGTACGCTTCTCTGGTCAAACCCAGCTTTTCTCCGCCGAATTGGGTTTTTGCGCCAGCTTGGACCACGCTTTTTCTCTTAATGGGGATTGCATTATATTTAGTTTGGCAAAAGGGCGGGGGTAGAGAAAGGGAGAGGGCGCTTTCCATCTTTTTTGGGCAGCTTATGCTCAATGTTTTGTGGTCAAGTTTATTTTTTGGCTTGCATTCTCCCCAAATAGCCTTTCTGGAAATTCTTATTTTGTGGCTTTCCATTTTAGCTACGGTTATTGTTTTTTACCGCATCAGCCGCGTTGCCGGACTTTTGCTTTTACCCTATATACTTTGGGTAAGTTTCGCAGCCATATTGAATTTTTCCATTTGGAGGCTGAATATTTAA